A portion of the uncultured Bacteroides sp. genome contains these proteins:
- a CDS encoding tetratricopeptide repeat protein produces the protein MADQKNHHAPLNVEEALSNSEAFILKHKTAIIGFIVGVIIVVAGALMYKHLYLEPREEKAQAAIFKGQEYFEQDAYEIALNGDSIGYIGFTKIADQFSGTKTANLAKAYAGICYKNLGKYNEAVKALEDFDGDDQMVSPAILGATGNCYAELGQLDKAASILLKAADTADNSTLSPIFLMQAGDILVKQGKYDDAVTAYTKIKDKYFQSYQAMDIDKYIERTKLLKK, from the coding sequence ATGGCAGATCAAAAAAACCACCACGCTCCATTGAATGTAGAAGAAGCATTAAGTAACTCGGAAGCATTCATACTCAAACACAAAACAGCAATTATCGGCTTTATAGTTGGTGTTATCATCGTAGTAGCCGGTGCACTTATGTATAAGCACCTTTATTTAGAACCTCGTGAAGAGAAAGCACAAGCTGCTATTTTCAAAGGTCAGGAATACTTTGAGCAAGATGCTTACGAAATCGCTCTTAACGGTGATAGCATCGGATACATTGGCTTTACTAAGATTGCCGATCAGTTCAGTGGTACAAAAACGGCCAACCTAGCCAAAGCTTATGCCGGAATATGCTATAAGAACTTAGGCAAATATAACGAAGCAGTAAAAGCGTTGGAAGATTTTGATGGAGACGATCAAATGGTATCTCCCGCCATACTTGGTGCTACAGGTAACTGCTATGCAGAGCTTGGCCAATTGGACAAAGCCGCATCTATCTTGTTGAAAGCTGCCGACACAGCAGACAACAGCACTCTGAGCCCCATCTTCTTGATGCAAGCCGGAGATATTTTGGTAAAACAAGGAAAGTATGACGATGCAGTAACTGCATATACCAAGATCAAAGACAAATACTTCCAATCTTATCAGGCAATGGACATCGACAAATACATCGAACGCACCAAACTCCTGAAAAAATAA
- the ribH gene encoding 6,7-dimethyl-8-ribityllumazine synthase has protein sequence MATAYHNLSEYDLNSVPEADTMKFGIVVSEWNSKITGALLEGAVSTLKKHGAKPENIFVKTVPGSFELVFGANQMMEYGDVDAVIVLGCVIKGDTPHFDYVCMGTTQGVAQLNVNGDVPVIYGLITTNTMEQAEDRCGGKLGNKGDECAITAIKMIDFAWSLNK, from the coding sequence ATGGCAACAGCTTATCACAATCTTTCAGAGTACGATTTGAATTCAGTACCCGAAGCGGATACAATGAAGTTTGGAATCGTTGTATCCGAATGGAACAGCAAGATCACCGGCGCATTACTTGAAGGCGCAGTGAGCACATTAAAAAAGCATGGTGCGAAACCCGAAAACATTTTTGTAAAGACCGTACCCGGTAGTTTCGAGTTAGTATTCGGGGCCAACCAGATGATGGAATATGGCGACGTTGACGCAGTAATTGTTCTTGGATGCGTAATCAAAGGAGATACTCCACATTTTGACTATGTATGTATGGGAACAACACAAGGAGTTGCACAATTAAATGTAAATGGCGATGTACCAGTCATTTACGGATTAATCACCACCAATACTATGGAGCAAGCCGAAGACAGATGTGGCGGAAAGCTCGGTAACAAGGGCGATGAATGTGCGATTACTGCTATAAAAATGATCGACTTTGCTTGGAGTTTAAATAAATAG